From Paraburkholderia flava, a single genomic window includes:
- a CDS encoding response regulator, protein MEGRVRVLIADDHPVILLGAAQALLAFPDIEVVGRALQSTDLVKQLRATSCDVLVTDLAMPGGQYGDGLPLIGYLRRHFPHLPVVVLTMLENAALLKQVCDLGAIAVVSKSDDLRHIGVAIQHASRRCEYRSPSVQTSLDALRAGTGGDANGTLLSKRELEVVRLFVSSMTLKEIAAQLNRSIKTISTQKKTAMRKLGLARDSELFQYAQSNGLLNLSSRVLDIAGEPVPAM, encoded by the coding sequence ATCGAAGGTCGAGTGAGGGTGCTGATCGCCGACGATCATCCGGTGATTTTGCTGGGAGCCGCGCAGGCGCTGCTCGCGTTTCCGGACATCGAGGTCGTCGGGCGCGCGTTGCAATCCACCGATCTGGTGAAGCAGTTGCGCGCGACGTCGTGCGACGTGCTCGTCACCGATCTGGCGATGCCCGGCGGCCAGTACGGCGACGGACTACCGCTGATCGGCTATCTGCGCCGACACTTTCCACATCTGCCCGTCGTCGTGCTGACGATGCTCGAGAACGCCGCGTTGCTAAAGCAGGTGTGCGACCTGGGCGCGATTGCGGTCGTCAGCAAATCCGACGATCTGCGCCATATCGGCGTCGCCATTCAACATGCGAGCCGGCGCTGCGAGTACCGTAGCCCGTCGGTGCAGACCTCGCTCGACGCGTTGCGCGCGGGCACGGGCGGCGACGCGAACGGCACGCTGCTGTCGAAGCGCGAACTGGAAGTGGTGCGGCTTTTCGTGTCGAGCATGACGCTCAAGGAAATTGCCGCGCAGCTCAATCGCAGCATCAAGACCATCAGCACGCAGAAGAAGACGGCGATGCGCAAGCTCGGGCTCGCGCGCGATTCGGAGCTGTTTCAGTACGCGCAGAGCAATGGTTTGCTGAACCTGTCGTCGCGTGTGCTCGATATCGCGGGTGAACCCGTCCCGGCGATGTGA
- a CDS encoding YbhB/YbcL family Raf kinase inhibitor-like protein, with protein MRPQHLASTLAISSASSRASTPSLGFLLLSLGLALATVHGPRALAEGAFELTSANFRNGATVDAAQVYNADDCKGGNRSPQLSWRNAPDGTRSFAVTVFDVDAPGRGWWHWAVASIPATTTQLPENASASGFLKKLGAIEARNDFDAEGYGGPCPPPGKPHRYIVTVYALDTADLRLAQGRPALMFDHEISTATLGYARMTVMYGR; from the coding sequence ATGCGACCGCAACACCTAGCATCGACTCTCGCCATTTCGTCGGCATCGTCCCGCGCATCGACACCGTCGCTCGGTTTCCTGCTGCTCAGTCTTGGACTCGCGCTTGCGACGGTGCATGGTCCGCGAGCGCTCGCCGAAGGCGCGTTCGAACTGACCAGCGCGAACTTTCGCAACGGCGCGACGGTCGATGCAGCCCAGGTGTACAACGCGGACGACTGCAAGGGCGGCAACCGTTCGCCGCAACTCTCGTGGCGCAACGCACCGGACGGTACGCGCAGCTTCGCGGTCACGGTGTTCGACGTCGATGCGCCGGGCCGCGGCTGGTGGCACTGGGCCGTGGCCAGCATTCCGGCCACTACAACGCAACTGCCGGAAAACGCGAGCGCATCGGGCTTCCTGAAAAAACTCGGCGCCATCGAGGCGCGCAACGACTTCGACGCCGAAGGCTACGGCGGCCCCTGCCCGCCGCCGGGCAAACCGCATCGATACATCGTCACCGTGTACGCGCTCGACACCGCCGATCTGCGGCTCGCACAGGGTCGTCCGGCGCTGATGTTCGATCACGAGATTTCGACGGCGACGCTCGGCTACGCACGCATGACCGTCATGTACGGGCGCTAG
- the argC gene encoding N-acetyl-gamma-glutamyl-phosphate reductase gives MSTKVFVDGQEGTTGLKIFEYLSARADVEVLRIDDAKRKDLDERRRLINASDVTFLCLPDVASRESASLVDNDHTVLIDASTAFRTHADWAYGLPELTRAQRERIRTSKRIAVPGCHASAFVLAMRPLVESGVVSADFAAHSYSITGYSGGGKKMIAEYEAGGNAKLKSPRPYALALTHKHLPEMAAHTGLKSAPLFTPIVGDFYKGLAVTTYFTAAQLAKKAKPQDIQALFAEYYAGEAFVHVAPYGADDNLDGGFFDVQATNDTNRVDLFVFGNDDHFVTVARLDNLGKGASGAAIQCMNLTIGAAEDSGLKR, from the coding sequence ATGAGCACGAAAGTTTTTGTCGACGGACAGGAAGGCACCACCGGCCTGAAGATCTTCGAGTACCTGTCGGCACGCGCCGATGTGGAAGTGCTGCGCATCGACGATGCAAAGCGCAAGGATCTCGACGAACGCCGTCGTCTCATCAACGCATCGGACGTGACGTTCCTGTGCCTGCCGGATGTCGCGTCGCGCGAATCCGCATCGCTGGTCGACAACGATCACACCGTGCTGATCGACGCGAGCACCGCGTTTCGTACCCATGCCGACTGGGCCTACGGCCTGCCCGAACTGACCCGCGCGCAACGCGAGCGCATCCGCACGTCGAAGCGCATCGCGGTACCGGGCTGTCATGCATCGGCGTTCGTGCTGGCAATGCGTCCGCTTGTCGAGAGCGGTGTCGTGTCGGCGGACTTCGCCGCGCACAGCTATTCGATCACCGGCTACAGCGGCGGCGGCAAGAAGATGATCGCGGAGTACGAAGCCGGCGGTAACGCGAAGCTGAAGAGCCCGCGTCCGTATGCACTCGCACTCACGCACAAGCATCTGCCCGAGATGGCTGCGCACACCGGCCTCAAGTCGGCGCCGCTGTTCACGCCGATCGTCGGTGACTTCTACAAGGGCCTTGCCGTGACGACGTACTTCACGGCGGCGCAGCTCGCGAAGAAAGCAAAGCCGCAGGACATTCAGGCGCTGTTCGCCGAGTACTACGCCGGCGAGGCATTCGTGCACGTCGCGCCGTACGGTGCCGACGATAATCTCGACGGCGGTTTCTTCGACGTCCAGGCAACCAACGACACCAACCGCGTCGACCTGTTCGTGTTCGGCAACGACGATCACTTCGTCACCGTCGCTCGCCTCGACAACCTCGGCAAGGGCGCATCGGGCGCGGCGATCCAGTGCATGAATCTGACCATCGGCGCAGCGGAAGACAGCGGCTTGAAACGCTGA
- a CDS encoding DUF2957 domain-containing protein, which translates to MSYAISRGVALAIAAAPLLIACSGSGNTGSPGPINPSQCSGASCGTQGAPAQGAGAASLCPANADIVKSTYLGGAGSGEVVSLNIDAVAMTYTLKWLESPIPLHTGQVTPSRAGVQIAGAVVHPPAGTLPTAEQTRCAFVLTPGSGTAAVDGSTYTTATSFNQANPPMILIGLGVAGGGIPGATVEFDGLTIPIVGSGVGAVKNRHFDFYPFLGFASTTTDISKLPGTYNGLLYHLVPSGNYQTVATDTNETFDANGNCTSTSTVPSGGSAGPGGCLTTGAAWTVNSSGYFDSQQAPQILPQFSKPIVGPSGKSGTAHMVLGQVNGATVPLVVRTGFINLGTAPFYLDAKIDDESGIALLAKNTAISSGGFDGGYVGADSNFKYTATLIQGATGSFINPNTSQVEEPPFSLNYGLSSPGLIGVTDSNGKTGFAIASGGLYAIAIQGQQNGGITSTSANSDTPNTPYFGVGAQISK; encoded by the coding sequence ATGTCGTACGCCATTTCCAGAGGCGTGGCTCTAGCCATTGCTGCAGCGCCTCTGCTGATTGCCTGCAGCGGTAGCGGCAACACAGGCAGTCCAGGTCCGATCAATCCATCGCAATGTTCCGGCGCGAGTTGCGGCACTCAAGGTGCTCCAGCCCAGGGCGCAGGTGCGGCGTCGCTGTGTCCTGCGAATGCCGACATCGTGAAGAGCACGTATCTCGGTGGCGCGGGCAGTGGCGAAGTCGTCTCGCTGAACATCGATGCGGTGGCGATGACGTACACACTGAAATGGCTCGAGTCTCCGATCCCGCTGCATACCGGCCAGGTGACGCCGTCGCGCGCGGGCGTGCAAATCGCCGGCGCCGTTGTGCACCCGCCGGCGGGCACACTGCCGACGGCCGAACAGACGCGCTGCGCGTTCGTGCTGACACCGGGCAGCGGCACCGCTGCTGTCGACGGCAGCACGTACACCACCGCCACTTCGTTTAACCAGGCCAATCCGCCGATGATCCTCATCGGGCTCGGTGTAGCCGGTGGCGGCATTCCGGGTGCGACAGTGGAGTTCGACGGCCTGACGATTCCGATCGTTGGCAGCGGCGTCGGCGCAGTGAAGAACCGGCACTTCGACTTCTATCCGTTCCTCGGCTTCGCGAGCACGACTACCGACATCTCGAAGCTGCCGGGCACCTACAACGGGCTGCTCTATCACCTCGTGCCGTCGGGCAACTACCAGACGGTCGCGACCGACACGAACGAAACGTTCGATGCCAACGGCAACTGCACGTCGACGAGCACGGTGCCGAGCGGCGGTTCTGCAGGACCCGGCGGCTGTCTGACCACAGGCGCTGCGTGGACGGTCAACAGTAGCGGCTACTTCGATAGCCAGCAGGCACCGCAGATCCTGCCGCAATTCTCGAAGCCGATCGTCGGCCCGAGCGGCAAGTCCGGCACTGCACACATGGTGCTGGGTCAGGTAAACGGCGCAACGGTGCCGCTGGTGGTCCGCACGGGCTTCATCAACCTCGGCACGGCACCGTTCTATCTCGACGCAAAGATCGACGACGAATCCGGCATCGCGCTGCTCGCGAAAAACACCGCGATTTCCTCGGGCGGATTCGACGGTGGTTACGTCGGCGCCGATTCGAACTTCAAGTACACGGCAACGTTGATCCAGGGCGCAACGGGCTCGTTCATCAACCCGAACACGTCGCAGGTCGAAGAACCGCCGTTCTCGCTGAACTACGGTCTGTCGTCGCCGGGCTTGATCGGCGTCACCGACAGCAACGGCAAGACCGGCTTCGCGATCGCCTCAGGCGGCCTGTACGCGATCGCGATCCAGGGACAACAGAACGGCGGCATTACCTCGACGTCGGCGAATTCGGACACGCCGAACACACCGTACTTCGGCGTCGGAGCGCAAATTAGCAAGTAA
- a CDS encoding DUF2957 domain-containing protein: MKWKILSALAVATPLLGACTGGGNDTPAPPEARLCPASLDYGTVFTGGGGDGELVKLQMDTTKMTWQVTYVESPIPAAVGTVAPTRAGQSASGTITQETALPTQKLNQCAFRLNGASLDPTRIARIFVGEGVAGGTIPGAEISFGGILGTGAVPDTKFPYYPFIGFSTIETNLANVAGTYNQLGYHQVPSQSFGPVAVDSTIVINADGTWTEHDNSGVNAGVTQQPGSNWAQSPDGSGAFVTNGFLGQAKPTLAVTPQAKGYMIVGKLRNQNVPILIRTGAASSSATNGGPYADDESGISILSPQTTIASGSQNGEYIGVDSQFDYRTTAIAGTQATLLDPFQPSQASLATALNFDFTQTVPGVVTTTQVNASTGTTPTGKFIFTGGVFGYLDLTSTTAPYFTIGAFVQ; encoded by the coding sequence ATGAAATGGAAGATCCTCTCGGCGCTCGCTGTTGCGACGCCGCTTCTCGGGGCGTGCACAGGCGGCGGGAACGATACTCCCGCGCCACCCGAAGCGCGGCTGTGTCCTGCCTCGCTCGACTACGGCACGGTATTCACTGGCGGCGGGGGTGACGGCGAACTGGTGAAACTGCAAATGGACACGACGAAGATGACCTGGCAGGTCACCTACGTCGAGTCGCCGATTCCGGCGGCCGTCGGCACCGTTGCACCGACCCGCGCGGGTCAATCGGCGAGCGGCACGATCACGCAGGAAACCGCGCTGCCGACGCAGAAGCTGAACCAGTGCGCGTTCCGCCTGAACGGTGCGAGTCTCGATCCGACTCGTATCGCGCGCATCTTCGTCGGCGAAGGCGTCGCGGGCGGCACGATCCCGGGCGCGGAAATTTCGTTCGGCGGGATTCTCGGCACGGGCGCGGTGCCCGACACGAAGTTCCCGTACTACCCGTTCATCGGCTTCTCGACGATTGAAACGAATCTCGCTAACGTCGCCGGTACGTACAACCAGCTCGGCTATCACCAGGTGCCGTCGCAAAGCTTCGGGCCGGTGGCCGTCGATTCGACGATCGTCATCAACGCGGACGGCACGTGGACCGAGCACGACAACAGCGGCGTCAACGCAGGTGTCACGCAGCAGCCGGGCTCGAACTGGGCGCAGTCGCCTGACGGCAGCGGCGCGTTCGTCACCAACGGCTTCCTCGGCCAGGCCAAACCGACGCTCGCAGTGACCCCTCAAGCGAAGGGCTACATGATCGTCGGCAAGCTGCGCAACCAGAACGTCCCGATCCTGATCCGCACCGGCGCAGCCAGTTCGTCGGCGACGAACGGCGGCCCCTACGCCGACGACGAATCGGGCATCTCGATCCTCTCGCCGCAGACGACCATCGCGAGCGGATCGCAGAACGGCGAGTACATCGGCGTGGATAGCCAGTTCGACTATCGCACGACGGCGATCGCCGGCACCCAGGCCACGTTGCTCGATCCGTTCCAGCCGTCGCAGGCATCGCTCGCGACCGCGCTGAACTTCGACTTCACGCAGACGGTTCCGGGTGTCGTCACGACGACGCAGGTCAACGCGAGCACGGGCACCACCCCGACCGGGAAGTTCATCTTCACGGGCGGCGTGTTCGGCTACCTCGACCTGACGAGTACGACGGCTCCGTACTTCACGATCGGCGCCTTCGTGCAGTAA
- a CDS encoding OmpW/AlkL family protein — MKRIIVAALAACLSVSAYAQHAGDNVVALGWFHVMPQDSSTPLTTYVAPTPINTPLRLPNSFTSAGTKLSTNNAETVGLVISHFLTDHIAVTSVAGVPPTFKIYGSGTIRPPGPAGALGIQNLSDPSANPIVKNVRQWSPALIFQYYFAAPDAKFRPYLGIGVSYNWFSDIQLNDNFVRSTQNNLGAILAAGAGKPGQTTVEAKASSSWQPVFNAGLAYNITQHWGVTASVTYIPLKTTSSVIIKAADGTQLGVSKAELKADPVITYLAVTYKF; from the coding sequence ATGAAAAGAATCATCGTTGCAGCGCTGGCCGCCTGTCTGTCGGTGAGCGCCTATGCACAGCACGCCGGAGATAACGTCGTCGCACTGGGCTGGTTCCATGTGATGCCGCAGGACTCGAGTACGCCGCTCACCACCTACGTCGCGCCGACGCCGATCAACACGCCGCTGCGGCTGCCGAATTCGTTCACGTCGGCCGGCACGAAGCTGTCGACCAACAACGCCGAGACTGTCGGCCTGGTGATCAGCCACTTCCTGACCGATCACATCGCGGTCACGTCGGTGGCCGGTGTGCCGCCGACGTTCAAGATCTACGGCAGCGGCACGATCAGACCGCCGGGACCGGCCGGCGCGCTCGGCATCCAGAATCTCAGCGATCCGTCCGCGAATCCGATCGTGAAGAACGTTCGCCAGTGGAGCCCGGCGTTGATCTTCCAGTATTACTTCGCAGCACCGGACGCGAAGTTCCGGCCATACCTCGGTATCGGCGTGTCGTACAACTGGTTCTCCGACATCCAGCTGAACGACAACTTCGTCCGCTCGACACAGAACAATCTGGGCGCGATTCTCGCGGCCGGTGCGGGCAAGCCGGGGCAGACAACGGTGGAAGCGAAGGCGTCGTCGTCGTGGCAGCCGGTGTTCAACGCGGGCCTCGCCTACAACATCACCCAGCATTGGGGCGTCACGGCATCGGTGACGTATATCCCGTTGAAGACGACGTCGTCGGTGATCATCAAGGCCGCCGACGGCACGCAGCTCGGCGTGAGTAAAGCGGAGCTAAAGGCGGATCCGGTCATCACGTACCTCGCGGTAACGTACAAGTTCTGA
- a CDS encoding LysE family translocator yields MSLHTWWLFVATVFVVCAIPGPNMLLMMTNGARHGLRRSAPTMAGSLSALVLMLAVSVAGLGVFLQTWPAMFNTLRIIGAAYLVYLGVKTWRSPVMARPVETVSPVSRPDAQPAGQIRSRGALFRNGFLVSGSNPKAILFAAALLPQFIDASKPTLPQFGVLVVTLAVIEVSWYCVYAGFGSRIGAHLKSSNVARAFNRLTGGVFVGFGAVMALVRH; encoded by the coding sequence ATGAGTCTGCATACGTGGTGGTTGTTCGTCGCGACGGTGTTCGTCGTCTGCGCGATTCCCGGTCCCAACATGCTGCTGATGATGACGAACGGCGCCCGTCACGGCTTGCGCCGTTCGGCCCCGACGATGGCCGGCAGCCTGTCGGCGCTCGTGCTGATGCTGGCGGTGTCGGTGGCGGGGCTTGGCGTGTTTCTGCAGACGTGGCCCGCGATGTTCAACACGCTGCGGATCATCGGTGCCGCGTATCTGGTTTATCTGGGTGTCAAGACGTGGCGTTCGCCGGTGATGGCTCGGCCGGTTGAAACCGTTTCGCCCGTTTCGCGACCGGATGCCCAGCCGGCCGGTCAGATCCGCTCGCGCGGTGCGCTGTTCCGCAACGGCTTTCTGGTGTCCGGCAGCAACCCCAAGGCGATCCTGTTCGCGGCCGCGCTGCTGCCGCAGTTCATCGATGCATCGAAGCCGACGCTGCCGCAATTCGGCGTGCTGGTCGTGACGCTGGCGGTGATCGAGGTCAGCTGGTACTGCGTGTATGCGGGGTTCGGGTCGCGCATCGGTGCGCATTTGAAGAGCAGCAATGTCGCGCGCGCGTTTAACCGGCTGACGGGCGGCGTGTTCGTGGGTTTCGGTGCGGTGATGGCGCTGGTGCGCCACTGA
- a CDS encoding NAD(P)-dependent oxidoreductase: MDIGFIGLGGMGAAMVANMLKAGHRVRVWNRSPERAQPLAQAGAQIVATPAEAFAGDAVFSMLADDTALREVIDASLLEGAARGLIHVNMATISVTLAEELAHAHAARGLHYVAAPVMGRPDVAAAAKLTIIAAGPAEAIDRVQPVFDAIGQKTWRIGSLAQQANVTKLAANFMIASAIETLGEASALLGGHGVAMQDFLDVITSSVFPGPVYQGYGKMIAEQRYEPALFKARLGLKDVRLALAAGDLVSTPLPVGSAVRDSLLEAIAHGDGDKDFAVLGKVASRRAGR; the protein is encoded by the coding sequence ATGGACATCGGTTTTATCGGTCTCGGTGGGATGGGCGCCGCGATGGTGGCGAACATGCTGAAGGCGGGGCATCGCGTGCGGGTCTGGAACCGCTCGCCGGAGCGCGCGCAGCCGCTCGCGCAGGCAGGCGCGCAGATCGTCGCGACGCCGGCCGAGGCATTCGCCGGCGATGCCGTGTTCTCGATGCTCGCCGACGACACCGCACTGCGCGAGGTCATCGACGCCTCGCTGCTCGAAGGCGCCGCGCGCGGACTGATTCACGTGAACATGGCGACGATCTCGGTCACGCTTGCCGAAGAACTCGCGCATGCGCACGCGGCCCGTGGGCTACATTACGTCGCCGCGCCCGTGATGGGCCGCCCGGACGTCGCCGCAGCCGCAAAGCTGACGATCATCGCAGCCGGCCCGGCCGAGGCGATCGATCGCGTGCAACCGGTCTTCGACGCGATCGGCCAGAAGACGTGGCGCATCGGCTCGCTCGCGCAGCAGGCGAACGTGACGAAGCTCGCGGCCAATTTCATGATCGCCTCGGCGATCGAAACGCTCGGCGAGGCGTCGGCACTGCTGGGGGGCCATGGCGTCGCGATGCAGGATTTTCTCGACGTGATCACGAGCAGCGTGTTCCCCGGCCCGGTCTATCAGGGCTACGGCAAGATGATCGCGGAACAGCGCTACGAGCCGGCGCTCTTCAAGGCGCGTCTCGGGTTGAAGGACGTCCGCCTCGCGTTGGCGGCCGGCGACCTCGTGTCGACGCCGCTGCCGGTCGGGAGCGCGGTGCGCGACAGCCTGCTCGAAGCGATTGCGCATGGCGACGGCGACAAGGACTTCGCGGTGCTCGGGAAAGTGGCGAGCCGTCGGGCCGGGCGCTGA
- a CDS encoding Mut7-C RNAse domain-containing protein, whose amino-acid sequence MVTATFRFYEELNDFLARPLRRRAFSCVCARDATAKHMIEALGVPHTEVELIVVNSESVGFDYALRDGDRVAVYPKFEALDIRPLLRVRDQPLRVTRFIADAHLGGLAQLLRLAGFDTLYDNHYPDADIEALAAREQRIVLTRDRELLKRRTITHGCYVRQLKPEAQLREIFTRLDLAGSAQPFRLCLTCNAPLRRIPKDEVGDRAPDGVLARHTQFVTCDVCGRVFWEGTHWKHMRELVDSVTGPTG is encoded by the coding sequence ATGGTCACCGCGACATTCCGCTTCTATGAGGAGCTGAACGACTTCCTCGCGCGGCCGCTGCGCCGGCGTGCGTTCAGCTGTGTCTGCGCGCGCGACGCGACCGCGAAGCACATGATCGAAGCGCTCGGCGTACCGCATACCGAAGTGGAACTGATCGTCGTGAACAGTGAATCGGTCGGTTTCGACTACGCGTTGCGGGACGGCGATCGCGTGGCGGTGTATCCGAAGTTCGAGGCGCTCGACATCCGTCCGCTGCTACGCGTACGTGACCAGCCGCTGCGCGTGACCCGCTTCATCGCCGACGCGCATCTCGGCGGGCTCGCGCAACTGCTGCGGCTCGCCGGCTTCGATACGCTGTACGACAACCACTATCCGGACGCCGACATCGAAGCGCTGGCCGCACGCGAACAGCGCATCGTGCTGACCCGCGACCGCGAGTTGCTGAAACGCCGGACGATCACCCACGGCTGCTACGTCCGACAATTAAAACCGGAGGCGCAGCTGCGGGAGATATTCACGCGACTCGATCTGGCAGGCAGCGCGCAGCCGTTCCGGCTCTGCCTGACGTGCAATGCGCCGCTGCGCCGGATTCCGAAGGATGAAGTCGGCGACCGCGCTCCCGACGGTGTACTCGCGCGGCACACGCAGTTCGTCACCTGCGACGTATGCGGTCGCGTGTTCTGGGAGGGCACGCACTGGAAACACATGCGCGAACTCGTCGACAGCGTGACCGGTCCGACTGGCTAG
- a CDS encoding Nramp family divalent metal transporter, translating to MSTPTTQVSPPRSAVLDEAHLGDIKGAFGTISRHDTAPRNNWFARLRTLLAILGPGLIVMVGDNDAGAFGTYTQAGQNYGTTLLWTLLLLIPVLFVNQEMVLRLGAVTGVGHARLIFERFGKFWGAFSVIDLFILNALTLVTEFIGITFALGFLGVPKVPGVLLAAVLTAAAVSTGNFRRFERFALALCVLSLLLVPVLVSIHPPIGQMTRDFFIPSWPAHSKLSDVMLLVIGIVGTTVAPWQLFFQQSYIVDKRITPRFMKYEKADLWIGIAFVMIGAIAMISFCAALFEGRPEFGNFTDAGAVISGLDKYVGKWPAVIFAVALLDACIIGAAAVSLSTAYAIGDVFRIRHSLHRGVSDAKGFYFVYFGIIAFAAALVLIPGSPLGLLTEAVQTLAGVLLPSATVFLLLLCNDRAVLGPWVNSTQLNIFTGAVIWVLVMLSIVLTASVMYPDISGETILAVLGGGTALALAAAAVAIPLRKRGIHAWADALAASLEKGTRDTWRMPPLDELPAPNLTLSKRIWMGVLRGYLVIAVVLVLVKVIEMALH from the coding sequence ATGTCCACGCCAACAACCCAGGTTTCACCACCACGCAGTGCTGTGCTCGACGAAGCGCATCTCGGCGACATCAAGGGCGCCTTCGGCACCATCTCGCGTCACGACACCGCGCCGCGCAACAACTGGTTCGCGCGTTTGCGCACGCTGCTCGCGATCCTCGGCCCCGGCCTGATCGTGATGGTCGGCGATAACGACGCCGGCGCGTTCGGCACCTATACGCAGGCCGGCCAGAACTACGGCACGACGCTGCTGTGGACACTCCTTCTGCTGATCCCCGTGCTGTTCGTGAATCAGGAGATGGTGCTGCGGCTCGGCGCCGTGACCGGCGTCGGTCACGCACGATTGATCTTCGAGCGCTTCGGCAAGTTCTGGGGGGCATTCAGCGTGATCGATCTGTTCATCCTGAACGCGCTCACGCTCGTCACCGAGTTCATCGGCATCACGTTCGCGCTCGGTTTTCTGGGCGTGCCGAAAGTGCCCGGCGTGCTGCTCGCCGCCGTGCTGACAGCTGCTGCGGTCAGCACCGGCAACTTCCGACGATTCGAGCGCTTCGCGCTCGCGTTGTGCGTGCTGAGCCTGCTACTCGTGCCGGTGCTGGTATCGATCCATCCGCCGATCGGGCAGATGACCCGCGACTTCTTCATCCCGAGCTGGCCCGCGCACTCGAAGCTCTCCGACGTGATGCTGCTCGTGATCGGTATCGTCGGTACAACGGTCGCGCCGTGGCAGCTGTTTTTCCAGCAGAGCTACATCGTCGACAAGCGCATCACGCCGCGCTTCATGAAGTACGAAAAAGCGGACCTGTGGATCGGCATCGCGTTCGTGATGATCGGCGCGATCGCGATGATCTCGTTCTGCGCGGCACTGTTCGAAGGCCGTCCGGAGTTCGGTAACTTCACCGACGCAGGCGCGGTAATCTCGGGCCTCGACAAGTACGTCGGCAAATGGCCGGCGGTGATCTTCGCGGTGGCGTTGCTCGACGCGTGCATCATCGGCGCGGCGGCCGTGTCGCTGTCGACCGCTTACGCGATCGGCGACGTGTTCCGCATTCGCCACTCGCTGCATCGCGGCGTGTCCGACGCGAAGGGCTTCTACTTCGTCTACTTCGGGATCATCGCGTTCGCGGCTGCGCTCGTGCTGATTCCGGGCAGCCCGCTCGGCCTGCTGACCGAAGCGGTGCAGACGCTCGCCGGGGTGCTGCTGCCGAGCGCGACCGTGTTTCTGCTGCTGTTGTGCAACGATCGCGCAGTGCTCGGCCCGTGGGTCAACTCGACGCAGCTGAACATCTTCACCGGCGCGGTGATCTGGGTGCTGGTGATGCTGTCGATCGTGCTGACCGCGTCGGTGATGTATCCGGACATCAGCGGCGAAACGATTCTCGCGGTGCTCGGAGGCGGCACGGCGCTCGCGCTGGCCGCCGCGGCTGTCGCGATCCCGTTGCGCAAGCGTGGCATTCACGCATGGGCGGACGCGCTGGCGGCGTCGCTGGAGAAAGGCACGCGCGACACGTGGCGGATGCCGCCGCTCGACGAACTGCCTGCCCCCAACCTCACGCTGAGCAAGCGGATATGGATGGGCGTGCTGCGCGGGTATCTGGTGATCGCGGTCGTGCTGGTGCTGGTGAAGGTGATCGAGATGGCGTTGCACTGA